The DNA sequence GCGTCACCGCCACCTGCGTGGCCCTGTTCGTGGTGGGCATCGCGGGCAACCTGCTCACCATGCTGGTGGTGTCGCGCTTCCGGGAGCTGCGCACCACCACCAACCTCTACCTATCCAGCATGGCCTTCTCCGACCTGCTCATCTTCCTGTGCATGCCGCTGGACCTGGTCCGCCTGTGGCAGTACCGGCCGTGGAACTTCGGCGACCTGCTCTGCAAACTCTTCCAGTTCGTCAGCGAGAGCTGCACCTACGCCACGGTGCTCACCATCACGGCGCTCAGCGTCGAGCGCTACTTCGCCATCTGCTTCCCGCTGCGCGCCAAGGTGGTGGTCACCAAGGGCCGGGTGAAGCTGGTCATCCTGGTCATCTGGGCCGTGGCTTTCTGCAGCGCCGGGCCCATCTTCGTGCTGGTCGGGGTGGAGCACGAGAACGGCACCGACCCCCGGGACACCAACGAGTGCCGCGCCACCGAGTTCGCCGTGCGCTCGGGGCTGCTCACCGTCATGGTGTGGGTGTCCAGCGTCTTCTTCTTCCTGCCCGTCTTCTGCCTCACGGTCCTCTACAGCCTCATCGGCAGGAAGCTGTGGCGCCGGCGCCGGGGCGAGGCGGCGGCCGGGGCCTCGCTCAGGGACCAGAACCACAAGCAGACGGTGAAGATGCTCGGTGAGTGTCCGCGCGCCCCGCAGCGCCGCGCAGCCGCCTCCGGGCCGGCGCTCCGCTCCCGCGCCTCCCTCGGCCCCGGCTTGCAGTGCGCGCGGGGCTCCTTCCTGTCCTGCTGTCTCTCTCTGGGCATCGCACTTTCTGTGTCTGCATCTCTCTCGCTGACTTTGCCATTGCATGTCTCCCAAGTTCTCTGTCTCTagcatgtgtatgtgtacgtagctatccatccatctatcttctGTCTTACGTATGTagcatctatcatctatctacctccTTCCTTAAGTTGCCATTGTCTCTCTGTATGTATCTCAACTTGTCTCTCTGTATATATCCAGTatcaatctgtctgtctatctatcatctatctatatttgtcatctattttttttgggggggaggggaggttagTCGTAgaggcttgtactctgggcctgggtgctgtccctgagcttttcagctcttggttttctggtg is a window from the Perognathus longimembris pacificus isolate PPM17 chromosome 5, ASM2315922v1, whole genome shotgun sequence genome containing:
- the Ghsr gene encoding growth hormone secretagogue receptor type 1, with translation MWNATAGDEPEPNLTQAEPDWDAALGGNESLTEPLLPLFPAPLLAGVTATCVALFVVGIAGNLLTMLVVSRFRELRTTTNLYLSSMAFSDLLIFLCMPLDLVRLWQYRPWNFGDLLCKLFQFVSESCTYATVLTITALSVERYFAICFPLRAKVVVTKGRVKLVILVIWAVAFCSAGPIFVLVGVEHENGTDPRDTNECRATEFAVRSGLLTVMVWVSSVFFFLPVFCLTVLYSLIGRKLWRRRRGEAAAGASLRDQNHKQTVKMLAVVVFAFILCWLPFHVGRYLFSKSFEPGSLEIAQISQYCNLVSFVLFYLSAAINPILYNIMSKKYRVAVFKLLGFESFSQRKLSTLKDESSRAWTKSSINT